The following proteins are co-located in the Cetobacterium sp. NK01 genome:
- the pncA gene encoding bifunctional nicotinamidase/pyrazinamidase — translation MKALIVVDIQNDFCEGGSLAVKNAASIIPIANRVISYFAKNNDFIVATMDWHPSNHKSFAKNSNGIVGELGTLNNLPQIWWPEHCVQESFGADFHPNLIKIENIIYKGTNPEIDSYSGFFDNGKLKNTELLNLLKANNISELFVLGLATDYCVKYTVLDALELGFKVSVIEDGCKGVNLSSEDSFKALKEMEKKGAKIIKSDDLI, via the coding sequence TTGAAAGCTTTGATTGTTGTTGATATTCAAAATGATTTTTGTGAAGGAGGATCTTTAGCTGTTAAAAATGCAGCTAGTATTATTCCAATAGCTAATAGGGTTATTAGTTATTTTGCTAAAAACAATGATTTTATTGTTGCCACAATGGATTGGCATCCATCTAACCACAAAAGTTTTGCTAAAAACTCCAACGGTATTGTAGGGGAGCTTGGCACTCTAAATAATCTCCCACAAATTTGGTGGCCTGAGCATTGTGTTCAAGAAAGTTTTGGAGCTGATTTTCATCCGAATCTTATAAAAATTGAAAATATTATTTATAAAGGAACTAATCCTGAAATAGATTCTTATAGCGGATTTTTTGATAATGGAAAATTAAAAAATACAGAACTTTTAAATCTTTTAAAAGCCAATAATATCTCTGAACTTTTTGTATTAGGTCTAGCTACAGATTATTGTGTTAAATATACTGTTTTAGACGCCTTAGAACTAGGATTTAAAGTTAGTGTTATTGAAGATGGATGCAAAGGTGTAAACTTATCATCAGAAGACTCTTTTAAAGCACTTAAAGAAATGGAAAAAAAAGGTGCAAAAATAATAAAAAGTGACGATTTAATATAA